From the genome of Longimicrobium sp., one region includes:
- the recA gene encoding recombinase RecA: protein MMTAKVEVGDDRKKALNVAIGQIEKQYGKGSIMRMGINGPMIRVSAIPTGAINLDAAIGIGGIPRGRITEVYGPESSGKTTLCLHVIANAQKAGGIAAFIDAEHALDIEYARKLGVDVDNLLVSQPDTGEQALEIAEVLVRSNALDVIVIDSVAALVPRAEIEGEMGDSHVGLQARLMSQALRKLTGAINRSQTTVIFTNQIREKIGVMFGNPETTTGGRALKFYASLRIDIRRIGSIKDKEQLVGNKTRAKIVKNKVAPPFKQADFDIMFNVGIDHYGIIVDLAVENDVIQKSGAWFSYGDVRLGQGRENAKAFLQENPDLAAAIEAKVKEVLGIRGVAAAADGDGGASAFD from the coding sequence ATGATGACTGCCAAGGTCGAGGTCGGCGACGACCGCAAGAAGGCCCTGAACGTGGCCATCGGCCAGATCGAGAAGCAGTACGGGAAGGGCTCGATCATGCGCATGGGGATCAACGGCCCCATGATCCGGGTCAGCGCGATCCCGACGGGCGCCATCAACCTGGACGCGGCCATCGGCATCGGCGGGATCCCGCGCGGGCGGATCACCGAGGTCTACGGGCCCGAGTCGTCGGGGAAGACCACGCTCTGCCTGCACGTGATCGCCAACGCGCAGAAGGCGGGGGGGATCGCGGCGTTCATCGACGCCGAGCACGCGCTCGACATCGAGTACGCCCGCAAGCTGGGGGTGGACGTCGACAACCTGCTGGTGTCGCAGCCCGACACGGGCGAGCAGGCGCTGGAGATCGCCGAGGTGCTGGTGCGCTCCAACGCGCTGGACGTGATCGTGATCGACTCGGTGGCCGCGCTGGTGCCGCGCGCCGAGATCGAGGGCGAGATGGGCGACAGCCACGTGGGGCTGCAGGCGCGGCTGATGAGCCAGGCGCTGCGCAAGCTCACCGGCGCCATCAACCGCTCGCAGACCACGGTGATCTTCACCAACCAGATCCGCGAGAAGATCGGCGTGATGTTCGGCAACCCGGAGACGACCACCGGCGGGCGCGCGCTCAAGTTCTACGCGTCGCTCCGCATCGACATCCGGCGCATCGGCAGCATCAAGGACAAGGAGCAGCTGGTCGGCAACAAGACGCGCGCCAAGATCGTCAAGAACAAGGTGGCGCCGCCGTTCAAGCAGGCCGACTTCGACATCATGTTCAACGTCGGGATCGACCACTACGGGATCATCGTGGACCTGGCGGTGGAGAACGACGTGATCCAGAAGTCGGGCGCGTGGTTCTCGTACGGCGACGTGCGGCTGGGGCAGGGGCGCGAGAACGCGAAGGCGTTCCTCCAGGAGAACCCCGACCTGGCGGCGGCGATCGAGGCCAAGGTCAAGGAGGTGCTCGGCATCCGCGGCGTCGCCGCGGCCGCCGACGGCGACGGCGGGGCCTCCGCGTTCGACTGA